The following coding sequences lie in one Candidatus Aminicenantes bacterium genomic window:
- a CDS encoding DNA polymerase IV, translating into MQPFVFHVDIDAFFAAVEVMLRPELRGRPVIVGGMPDERGVVCTASYEARRYGVHSGMSLRMAGRKCPHGVFLRGRHAVYRDISQRFMECLRRYSPRVEPVSVDEAYVDLGGMRYLNPSAADLAGQLKTEVERSIGLKVSAGLGFTRMGAKLATEAAKPGGLMVVLDEREFVSRMSIERVPGIGPQTEMILMGLGVRRVCDLERRYPDLWKRTVGVHLLGGKRFPAARVPASRSFSRETTFPQDIRDAGLLLSHLSYLVQRLSVHLVREEVFAGRIEVKARFDDFSTFTARSALPFPTYSYPDMWKTVLLLWQRLQTRRDRSLRLVGVKVEDISEARDLLPFLDLRGEQLSAGLRRVRDRYGFSAIATGRSMMLQALYPVEREGVILKTASLAK; encoded by the coding sequence ATGCAGCCTTTCGTGTTCCACGTCGACATCGATGCTTTTTTCGCCGCGGTTGAGGTGATGTTGCGTCCCGAGTTGCGCGGCCGGCCGGTGATTGTGGGCGGTATGCCCGATGAGCGGGGCGTGGTGTGCACCGCTTCTTACGAGGCGCGCCGTTACGGCGTGCATTCAGGCATGTCGTTGCGCATGGCGGGCCGCAAGTGTCCCCACGGCGTGTTCCTGCGCGGCCGGCACGCGGTATACCGCGATATCTCGCAGCGTTTCATGGAATGCCTGCGCCGTTATTCTCCGCGGGTGGAGCCGGTGTCCGTGGATGAAGCCTACGTGGACCTGGGCGGCATGCGTTATCTCAACCCTTCGGCGGCGGACCTGGCCGGGCAATTAAAAACCGAGGTGGAGCGCAGCATCGGCCTCAAGGTGTCGGCGGGCCTGGGGTTTACGCGCATGGGAGCCAAGCTGGCCACGGAGGCGGCCAAGCCCGGGGGCCTGATGGTGGTGTTGGACGAGCGCGAATTCGTATCCCGCATGTCGATTGAGCGCGTGCCCGGCATTGGTCCCCAGACCGAGATGATCCTGATGGGTCTGGGGGTGCGCCGGGTGTGCGACCTGGAGCGCCGTTACCCGGATCTGTGGAAACGCACGGTGGGGGTGCACCTGTTGGGGGGAAAGCGTTTCCCCGCCGCGCGCGTGCCCGCATCCCGCAGTTTCAGTCGCGAGACCACCTTTCCCCAGGACATCCGCGATGCCGGCCTGCTGCTTTCCCACCTCTCTTACCTGGTGCAGCGCCTCTCGGTTCACCTGGTCCGCGAGGAGGTGTTTGCCGGGCGTATCGAGGTCAAGGCGCGGTTCGACGATTTTTCCACCTTTACCGCCCGCTCCGCACTGCCGTTTCCCACTTATTCCTATCCGGATATGTGGAAAACCGTGTTGCTGCTGTGGCAGCGCCTGCAGACGCGCCGCGACCGTTCCCTGCGCCTGGTGGGGGTCAAAGTGGAGGACATCTCGGAGGCCCGCGACCTGTTGCCGTTCCTGGACCTGCGCGGCGAACAGCTCAGCGCCGGATTGCGCCGGGTACGGGATCGTTACGGTTTTTCCGCCATCGCCACGGGCCGCTCCATGATGCTTCAGGCTCTCTACCCGGTGGAACGCGAAGGCGTGATTTTGAAGACTGCGTCGTTGGCGAAGTAG
- the lexA gene encoding repressor LexA — MPVLTRKQKKFLDRLTALTERLGYFPTVREIARETGLASPATVHAYLQRLSERGHLRHLGGRWELVRSGHTVPLVGVVPAGSPLDVFESLGEEVELPEWMVDRSGEVVALRVQGESMRDAYIREGDVVIVRRSDTADAGAMVVALLDSSSITLKRLRRGGPNGHYLMPENPEYAPIHEPFRVVGQVVGVMRRY; from the coding sequence ATGCCCGTGCTGACACGCAAGCAGAAAAAATTCCTGGATCGGCTTACCGCCTTGACGGAGCGGCTCGGTTATTTCCCCACAGTGCGCGAAATCGCCCGTGAAACCGGCCTGGCATCACCGGCCACGGTTCACGCTTACCTGCAGCGCCTGTCGGAGCGGGGCCACCTGCGCCACCTGGGAGGGCGCTGGGAACTGGTGCGATCCGGCCATACCGTACCCCTGGTGGGGGTTGTTCCCGCCGGATCTCCCCTGGACGTGTTTGAATCCCTGGGGGAAGAGGTGGAGCTGCCGGAGTGGATGGTGGATCGTTCCGGCGAGGTGGTGGCTTTGCGGGTGCAGGGAGAGAGCATGCGCGACGCCTATATCCGTGAGGGCGATGTGGTGATCGTGCGGCGCAGTGATACGGCCGATGCCGGCGCCATGGTGGTGGCCCTGCTGGACAGCAGTTCCATTACCCTCAAGCGCCTGCGCCGCGGCGGCCCCAACGGCCATTACCTGATGCCGGAAAACCCTGAATATGCACCCATCCATGAGCCTTTCCGGGTGGTGGGGCAAGTGGTGGGCGTCATGCGACGCTACTGA